The Phragmites australis chromosome 15, lpPhrAust1.1, whole genome shotgun sequence genome window below encodes:
- the LOC133892173 gene encoding glutathione S-transferase T3-like: MSQFSQPAGLGGQSELGQFNLGSEEKGRKKVTSRKKKKVDAKTDRTKLTDEEDELLVSAWLNVSQDPVVGTDQSRETYWGRIAKYFNTYKKESMMPRTEKALINHMKLITDAVTKFTVHYRRVEQLNPSGMNERDKMARACSAYKAIEGKPFAYTHCWVLLAEHPKWHAHETAKAQKSSVPTVSGGAYERQLQDISETKKVMVELKKEQLEVMRLQATVRMNDQDERIMKVDLDTVSGPLREYYRKRQEDIMARWKLLENRE, encoded by the exons ATGTCGCAGTTCTCGCAGCCTGCTGGTCTTGGAGGGCAGTCGGAGTTAGGCCAGTTTAATCTCGGGAGCGAGGAAAAGGGCAGGAAGAAGGTCacctcgaggaagaagaagaaggtggatgCGAAAACTGATAGGACAAAATTGACAGACGAGGAAGATGAGTTGTTGGTGTCGGCGTGGCTTAACGTGAGCCAAGATCCGGTTGTGGGCACGGATCAGTCAAGGGAGACATATTGGGGTCGTATCGCGAAGTACTTCAACACTTACAAAAAAGAAAGCATGATGCCGAGGACCGAGAAAGCGCTCATAAATCATATGAAGCTCATCACGGATGCGGTCACTAAATTTACGGTGCATTACAGGAGGGTGGAGCAGCTGAACCCGAGTGGCATGAACGAACGTGACAAG ATGGCTCGAGCGTGCTCCGCATATAAAGCAATCGAGGGCAAACCATTCGCGTACACACACTGTTGGGTGCTGCTGGCCGAGCACCCAAAGTGGCATGCTCACGAAACGGCAAAGGCGCAGAAG TCTTCAGTTCCTACTGTGTCCGGAGGAGCATATGAAAGACAATTGCAGGACATCAGTGAAACAAAGAAAGTTATGGTGGAGCTTAAGAAGGAGCAGCTGGAGGTGATGCGGCTCCAAGCCACTGTCCGAATGAATGACCAAGATGAAAGAATTATGAAGGTTGATTTGGACACCGTTTCAGGACCCCTGCGCGAGTATTATAGGAAGCGCCAGGAAGACATAATGGCGCGGTGGAAGCTCCTGGAGAACCGAGAGTAG